CGCCCGGGGCGCTACTTCGCCGCCCCGCGCGGCGCCACCGCCACCGAGCGCTGGATCGCGCGCCACATGGACCAGCTCGCCACCGCCGAGGCGAAGCGGGGCGTCTCCGTCCCGATCGCCGCCGCCAACTGGCCGACCGCCGACCCGCTGCGGCACCCGACCGAGCCGCTGGCCAGCGAGGACGCCGTCTCGGTCGACGCCATGCACCTGCTGCCGACGCGGGCGTGGCCCGGCGGCACCTTCGCCAGCTTCCACGCCTACCCCTACTACCCCGACTTCCAGCGCTCCGAGAAGGGGCTCGACGCCACCCGCTGGGAGGGCGAGCCCGACCGGTACGCCGGCTACCTGCGCTCGCTGCAGCGCCACTTCGCCTCGCGGATGCCGCTGGTCGTCAGCGAGTTCGGCGTGCCGTCCTCGATCGGCAGCGCCCACGACGGCACCCGCGGCCGCGACCAGGGGTCGCACTCCGAGCAGGAGGCGATGGCCATGGACGCCTCGATGCTGCGGATGATGAGGTCGCTGAAGCTGGCGGGCGGGTTCGTCTTCTCCTGGGAGGACGAGTGGTTCAAGCGGACCTGGAACACGATGGAGCACACCGACCCCGAGCGTCGGCAGCTGTGGCACGACCCGCTCACCAACGAGCAGTGGTTCGGCGTGGTCGCCACCGACACCGAGCAGGTGCCCGACGCCGCGGCCGAGCTGGTGCCGACCGACGGCGAGGTGGAGTACGTCCACGTGTGGGGCGACCACTCCTTCGTGCACCTCGAGGTCACCGGTCGCGAGCGCACCCCGACCCGCCTGGCCCTCGACGCCGACGTGGTGCCCGGCCCCGAGCGGGCCGACTACCGGCTGCGCCTGGACCGCGAGGCCGACACCGCCCAGGTGCAGGTCCGCAAGGCCCTGGACCCGATCCGGCTCGACACCCCCGGGGTGCCGTACCGCCCCGACGCCGACGCGGAGTGGCACGACTACGCCCTCATCACCAACCGGTCGCTGCAGGGCCGGCCCGCCGAGTTCGACCAGGTCGGACGGCTGGTGCGCGGCAGCTGGGACCCCGAGGACCCCGACTACGACTCGATGGCCACCTGGACGGTCGACGACGCGCACCGCACGGTGAAGGTGCGGCTGCCGTGGTCGATGCTGGGCCTGGCCGACCCGTCGGCGCGACTGGCGCTCGGCGAGGGCAGCCCGGCGGAGCGGGTCACCATCGACGGCATCGACCTGTCGCTCGACGTCGACGGCACCCCGGCCCAGCTGGACTTCACCTGGCCGACCTGGACCCGCGTCGGTTACACGACCCGCCTCAAGGCCGGCACCGACGGGCTGGCGGAGGCCTACCGCGACCTGGCGCCCTAGGGCCGGCGCCGGTCAGCCGAGGGTGACGGGCACCGAGTCGACGCCGTAGACGATCGACAGCGCGCGGTAGTCGAGCTCGCTCGCGGGCACCGCGAGGGCCAGGTCGGGGAAGCGCCGGGCGAGCGCGGGGAAGGCCACGTTGAGCTCCATCCGGGCCAGCTCGGCGCCCACGCAGCGGTGGAAGCCGTAGCCGAAGGCCAGGTGTGACGTCGAGGCCGACCCCAGGTCGAGGTCGTCGCCCCGCCCGACGTGGGGGTCGCGGTTGGCCGCCGGGAGCGAGCACAGCACGACCGAGCCGGGGCGGATGGTCTTGCCGCCCACCTCGACCCGCTCCTTGACGAAGCGCGGGAAGGCGACCTGCACGACCGAGAGCAGCCGCAGCAGCTCGTCGACCAGCGGCCCCGGCAGCGCGGGGTCCTCCCCCAGCCGGTCCCACAGGTCGCGGCGCTCGAGCAGGTGCGCGGTGCCGAGGGCCAGCATCGAGGCGCTCGTCTCGAGGCCGCCGGTGAAGACGCCGTCGGCCAGCCCGCCGAGCTCGAAGTCGGAGATCTCGTCGCCGTGCTCGCGGATCAGCTGGCCGATCAGGCCCGGGCCGGGCTCGTGGCGCTGCCGGGCGGCCTCGGCCAGCAGGAACTCGCGCGACCCGCCGATCGCGCCGAAGGTGCCGGGGCCTCCCCCGGTGACGTCGAAGCGGGCCGTGGCCAGGCTGCGGAAGGTCTCGCGCTTCTCGTCGGGCAGGCCGAGCAGCTCGCAGATGACGAGGAACGGCACCGGGAAGGCGAAGGTCGGCACCAGGTCGGCCACGCCGTCGGGCCCGACCCCGGCCGCGAGCTCGTCGAGCTGGCGCTCGACCACCTGCTCGATGATCGGGCGCATCCGCTGCAGGCGGCGCAGCGTGAACTCCGGGGTCAGCAGCCGCCGCAACCGGGTGTGGTCGGGCGGGTCGGTGAAGCCCAGTCCCCCGATGTCGCCGTCCGTGCGCGAGCCGCTGCGGCCCAGGTAGGGCCGGATGTCGGTGGAGTACGACGTGGCGTCGCCCAGGACGGCGCGCGACTCGGCGTCGCCGGTCACCAGCCAGACCTCGAGGCCCAGCAC
This genomic interval from Nocardioides scoriae contains the following:
- a CDS encoding cytochrome P450 produces the protein MRLVSTVRDAVRQHLVARTGGIDLTRLDKVPESLSWPLQREGTAPSARLQATRNADPVQRLVTVLGLEVWLVTGDAESRAVLGDATSYSTDIRPYLGRSGSRTDGDIGGLGFTDPPDHTRLRRLLTPEFTLRRLQRMRPIIEQVVERQLDELAAGVGPDGVADLVPTFAFPVPFLVICELLGLPDEKRETFRSLATARFDVTGGGPGTFGAIGGSREFLLAEAARQRHEPGPGLIGQLIREHGDEISDFELGGLADGVFTGGLETSASMLALGTAHLLERRDLWDRLGEDPALPGPLVDELLRLLSVVQVAFPRFVKERVEVGGKTIRPGSVVLCSLPAANRDPHVGRGDDLDLGSASTSHLAFGYGFHRCVGAELARMELNVAFPALARRFPDLALAVPASELDYRALSIVYGVDSVPVTLG